The sequence below is a genomic window from Acidobacteriota bacterium.
GTTGTACTGGACGTTCGTGGACGTCATCTGGATCGTCATCTTCGTGCTGTTCTACCTGTCATGACGACGATGAACGGCCGGGTGCGCGACGCGGCGGCGATCGCCCTCGTCTGGGCCGGCGGCGGCACGGTCGTCGACGCGTGTCCCGTCTGTTTCCAGATCGATGACCCCTCGGCATCCGCTGGCGTGTCGGCAGCCGTGCTGGTCCTGGCCGCCGTCACGATCGCGGTGCTCGTGCCGTGCGCGGCGTTCGCCTTGCGGCTCGCGCGACGCGACGGCGCTTCTTCGTCGCCGGCCGTCGATCCATGAGCGCGTTCCTGCCGCCTGCGGCGTCGGCGCACGCCGCGCAGATCGATCTCGTCCTGACGCTGGTGCACGTCCTCATGGCCGTGCTCTTCGCCGGCTGGGGGCTGTACTTCGTGTGGGCGCTGATTCGCTTCCGGCGCGCCCGACAGCCGCGCGCGAATCCGGCGGGCGCCGCCGCCGGCTGGGTGCTCGGCGTCGAGGCCGGAGTCGTCGCCGCCGAAGCCGTGCTGCTCGTGGTGTTCGCGCTGCCGGTCTGGTACGCGCGCACGCGCCCGGACCGCGCCGAGGCCGGCAGCCTGGTGATTCGAGTGGTTGCCGAACAGTTCGCGTGGAACGTGCACTATGCCGGCGCGGATGGCCGGTTCGGCCGGACGTCCACCGCGCTCGTCACGTCGGACAACCCGCTCGGGCTCGATCGCCGCTCGGACGGAGGCGCCGACGACATCGTCGTGCAGAACCAGTTGCACGTGCCGGTCGACCGGCCGGTCGTCGTCGAGTTGTCGAGCAAGGACGTCATCCACAGCTTCGGCGTGCCGGCCATGCGCGTGAAGCAGGATGCGATTCCCGGCGCGCGGGCGTCGGTGTCGTTCACGCCGACCGCAGCGGGCACCTACGACATCGCCTGCTCGCAGTTGTGCGGGCTGGCGCACTTCCGCATGCGCGGCCGCGTCACGGTCGAGCCCGACGCGGACTACCGGCGCTTCCTAATTGAGGAGCGTGCGGCGTCGCCGTAGGCCCACGATGACGATCGATCCGCGATCGGCGCTCGTCATCGCGTGTTTCGCCGCGAGCTGGCTCACGGTGCCGCCGGGCACGGTCGCGTTCGCACCGTCGCCGCTCGAGCGCGCGTTCGCCTACGTCGCCGACTACGAATCGTCGCTCCGATACCTGATCGCCGACGAGACGTCGGAGCAACGGGTGGCTGTCGCGGAGCGGCCGGACGATCCGATCGAGCGCCGGACGACGCGCGGCGAGATGTTCCTGACGTATCTCTCGACGGAACGCCACTGGTCGGTCGTCCACGACATCGCGTTCGTCGACGATGAGCCGGTGACCGTGCGGCCGGATCTCACGGCGCTGATGCGCGAGTCGGAGATCTCGTCGATCGCGCGCGCCGTGTTCGCGCTCAACGCGCGGTACAACCTCGGGCCCGTCGTCCGGAACTTCAACGATCCCTTCCTGGCGCTGATGCCGTTCAGCGAGCCTCGGCGCCGGGACTTCCGTTTCTCGACCAGGATCCGTCCCGAAGCGGCACCGAGCGACCGCCGGGTGGCGACGATCGCGTTCAACGAGCGCGGCCGCCCCACGCTCGTCCGCGATACGCGCGGGCGGCCAGTCTTTTCGCGCGGCGAGGTCGACGTGGACGCCGGCACCGGCCGCGTGCTGCGGACGCGCATCGAGCTGAGCCACGACGGCATCCATGCGGTGCTGTCCACGACGTACTCGCACGACGCGCGGCTGGACGTCTGGGTACCGACCCGCTTCGTCGAGCGCTACGCGTCGCATCGCGACGGCCGGGCGCTCGTCACGACGTGCGTGTCGGAGTACGCGAACTACCGCCGCTTCGAAGCGACCACGCGCCTCCGCTGACGGCCGCCTACCGGACGCGCGATCCGAGCCACGCCTGGCGGAACGCGGATTGGGCGGCCGTCAACGTCGCGCCGGTGCTCTCGAGCGCGACGACCTCGAGCCGCGGCTGCGCCCCGACCTCGACGCGCCGGTCCTCGCGACGGCCGTCGCGGCGCCGGATGGCCAGCGTCACCACGTCGCCCGGACGCCTGCGCCCGATCGCCTCCCACGCGGCGCGCGTCGCCGGCTGGCCGTCGATCGCCGTGACGACGTCGCCGCCGTCGATGCCGGCGTCGTACAGCGGCGAACCGACCGCCGTGAGCGCGCGATTGCCGAACCCGGCCACGCCCACGAGCAGCCCTCCGGCCGACTCGCTCACCGGCACGTCGCCAATCCATCCCCGCCCGGAAGCGGCAGGACGCAGGACGAAGCCGGCCAGGGCCAGCAGCCGCTGGAAGTCGGGCACGTCACGGCCGGCGACGAACCGATCGAAGAACTCGTCGGCGAACGGCGGCGTCGTCAGCTCGGCCAGCTCACGGCGGAGATCCTCGAGCGTGTAGGGACGCGCGACGTAACCGGGACGGACATCCGCAGGCTTGCCGTAGCGTTCCCACAGACGCCGCATGTAGTCGTCGAGCGAGATCGTCCCGCGCGACCACTCGCGCAGCGAAAGGTCGAGGCCGAGCGCGATCGCCGCGCCGAACGTGTAATACGAGATGAAGCTGCGCGCCTGATCCGTCATGTCGTTCGACACGGCGGCGTCCGCGAACGGCGCGTACTCGCTCATCTCGATGACGGAGCGCACGCGACGGCCGGAGCCGTTCACGACCGGATCGACGACGCCGACCGGCAGGCCGTTGCCGAGCCCGGCGCGGTGCAGCAGCAGCACGCCGTAGTACTGGGTGAAGCCTTCGGCGAGCCAGAGGCAGCAGGTGACGTTCGCGCGCGTGAAGTCGAACGGTTCGAGCCCCACGGGACGGATCCGCTCGACGTTCCAGACGTGGAAGAACTCGTGCGACATCGACGACAGCGCGCGCAGGCGGCCCGAGGCCGTGCCCAGCGAGAGCCC
It includes:
- a CDS encoding M61 family metallopeptidase, with the translated sequence MSRQARRVVIAGVLAIAGLTVAAAPPAQQGSPVTYRVSFPAAEHHSMRVEVVFPDVGGDPLHVRMSRSSPGRYAAHDFAKNVSQVEVFDGAGRRLTPARRDPDEWIVAGHDGTVRVVYHVFGDHADGTYLGIDTTHAHLNMPAAFLWADGLDLRPIRITFDPPAGSSWSAATQLLPAESPWTFTAPNLQYFMDSPVELAALEIAAIDLPAGAAPPAKFRIAAHVDAPAGDLQALAASTATLLREQVAVFGEFPAFEGGTYTFLLDGMPWTFDDAMEHRNSTMVTVPGLSLGTASGRLRALSSMSHEFFHVWNVERIRPVGLEPFDFTRANVTCCLWLAEGFTQYYGVLLLHRAGLGNGLPVGVVDPVVNGSGRRVRSVIEMSEYAPFADAAVSNDMTDQARSFISYYTFGAAIALGLDLSLREWSRGTISLDDYMRRLWERYGKPADVRPGYVARPYTLEDLRRELAELTTPPFADEFFDRFVAGRDVPDFQRLLALAGFVLRPAASGRGWIGDVPVSESAGGLLVGVAGFGNRALTAVGSPLYDAGIDGGDVVTAIDGQPATRAAWEAIGRRRPGDVVTLAIRRRDGRREDRRVEVGAQPRLEVVALESTGATLTAAQSAFRQAWLGSRVR